A genomic segment from Microbacterium sp. SORGH_AS_0428 encodes:
- a CDS encoding FadR/GntR family transcriptional regulator encodes MSSPAVGARAADGVFDGLREEIVTGRLAVGERLPSEAALAERYGVSRPSVREAIRSLQTLGLTRTRTGSGTYVVSDRPALSLGYGDFSPRDLSEARPHIEVPAAGLAAERRTDEQRTELVALCDRMDATTDPEEWVELDSRFHVLVAEASGNAVFARAVGDIRDALSHQSGVVNLIADRREPSSREHRAIAEAIGIGSAIEAREAMRAHLGAVERVVSPLSEPASRD; translated from the coding sequence ATGAGCTCGCCCGCTGTCGGCGCCCGCGCGGCAGACGGCGTCTTCGACGGGCTCCGCGAAGAGATCGTCACCGGGCGTCTCGCGGTGGGTGAGCGGCTTCCCTCCGAAGCCGCTCTCGCCGAGCGCTACGGCGTGAGCCGTCCGAGCGTCCGCGAGGCCATCCGCTCGCTCCAGACTCTCGGCCTCACCCGCACCCGAACGGGCAGCGGCACCTACGTGGTGTCGGACCGTCCCGCCCTCTCTCTCGGCTACGGCGATTTCTCGCCCCGCGACCTCAGCGAGGCGCGACCGCACATCGAGGTGCCCGCGGCCGGCCTCGCCGCCGAGCGACGCACCGACGAACAGCGCACGGAGCTCGTCGCGCTCTGCGACCGCATGGATGCCACCACCGACCCGGAGGAGTGGGTTGAGCTCGACTCGCGCTTCCACGTGCTCGTGGCCGAGGCATCCGGAAACGCGGTGTTCGCCCGCGCGGTCGGCGACATCCGCGACGCCCTCAGCCACCAGTCGGGCGTCGTGAACCTCATCGCGGATCGTCGTGAGCCTTCTTCCCGCGAGCACCGGGCGATCGCCGAGGCGATCGGTATCGGATCGGCCATCGAGGCACGCGAGGCCATGCGCGCGCACCTCGGCGCGGTCGAACGCGTCGTCAGCCCGCTGTCGGAACCAGCTTCTCGGGACTGA